A single window of Planktothrix serta PCC 8927 DNA harbors:
- a CDS encoding flotillin family protein, protein MPDSIPQEQNIPLITEVAQAPTPDNVPNNTNSIGTALPIALSIFGVVLLLWFLNTFLQICKPNEILILSGRKRRNKDGQEVGYRVIFGGRTLCIPILETVKTMDLRTMPVRVEVKNAYSKGGTPLNIQAIANVKISNDRAIVGNAIERFLERDRSEISRVAKETLEGNLRGVVGTLTPEQLNEDRLQFAERIAEDVSRDLSKLGLQLDTLKIQSVSDDVDYLNSIGRRQIALIVRDAEIAESNALAEAEQTEADCRRQAEVAKTQAQTVVLQKGNELRKIKAELEQQARSEEERTIAAGKEARAKAEQLLQTVRAELERLRLESDEVLPADAQRQAQELRARGEAASLTENALAGATVTDLLNQVWQEAGADASQLFYLQQIEMILTEAAKVSTRVDLQKINVIDSGDGKSIAGVVNAYPEIFRQFLATVEQTLGVKLAGK, encoded by the coding sequence ATGCCAGATTCCATTCCCCAGGAACAGAATATACCCCTAATCACAGAAGTTGCCCAAGCTCCCACCCCCGATAATGTACCCAACAACACTAACAGTATTGGAACGGCTTTACCCATTGCTTTATCTATTTTTGGTGTAGTTCTTCTCCTGTGGTTTCTCAATACCTTTCTGCAAATTTGTAAACCCAATGAAATATTAATTCTATCTGGTCGAAAACGTCGCAATAAAGACGGTCAAGAAGTCGGATATCGGGTAATTTTTGGCGGACGCACCCTTTGTATTCCGATTTTAGAAACCGTTAAAACGATGGATTTACGGACAATGCCTGTGCGTGTGGAAGTCAAAAATGCTTATTCTAAAGGAGGAACTCCGTTAAATATTCAAGCGATCGCTAATGTTAAAATATCAAATGATCGGGCAATTGTAGGAAATGCAATTGAACGATTTTTAGAGCGAGATCGTTCAGAAATTTCTCGTGTGGCAAAAGAAACCTTAGAAGGAAATTTACGCGGTGTTGTGGGAACTTTAACCCCAGAACAATTAAACGAAGATCGTCTTCAATTTGCGGAACGCATCGCCGAAGATGTATCACGGGATTTATCCAAATTAGGCCTACAATTAGACACCTTAAAAATTCAAAGTGTATCCGATGATGTGGATTATCTCAACTCCATTGGTCGCCGTCAAATTGCCTTAATTGTTCGAGATGCGGAAATCGCTGAATCAAATGCTCTCGCAGAAGCTGAACAAACAGAAGCCGACTGTCGGCGACAAGCAGAAGTGGCAAAAACCCAAGCCCAAACTGTTGTTTTACAGAAAGGAAATGAACTCAGAAAAATCAAAGCTGAATTAGAACAACAAGCACGTTCAGAAGAAGAAAGAACCATTGCGGCTGGAAAAGAAGCCAGGGCAAAAGCTGAACAATTATTACAAACTGTCCGGGCAGAATTGGAACGGTTACGGTTAGAATCCGATGAAGTTTTACCTGCGGATGCTCAACGCCAAGCCCAGGAATTAAGAGCAAGAGGAGAAGCAGCATCTTTAACTGAAAATGCCTTAGCTGGTGCAACGGTAACGGATTTATTAAATCAAGTTTGGCAGGAAGCGGGGGCGGATGCTTCACAATTATTCTATTTACAACAAATTGAAATGATTCTGACTGAAGCGGCTAAAGTTTCGACCCGTGTAGACTTACAAAAAATTAATGTGATTGATAGTGGAGATGGAAAATCGATTGCGGGTGTTGTTAATGCCTATCCTGAAATTTTCCGACAATTTTTAGCAACTGTTGAACAAACATTAGGGGTTAAATTAGCTGGAAAATAA
- a CDS encoding flotillin family protein: MEIIIALLGILGLGTGAGFLMIRNLYYICQPSEVLIFAGSRRPVEGGQDVGYRLVKGGSSIRIPLLEHAFRMDLTNMIIELKVSNAYSKGGIPLTVEGVANIKIAGEEPTIHNAIERLLGKSRKEIEQLAKETLEGNLRGVLASLTPEQVNGDKLAFAKSLLEEAEDDLEKLGLVLDTLQVQNIFDEVGYLDSIGRKQRADLFRDSRIAEAKAHAESIIQTAENGKNTSLKKLETDIEVAKAEAERRVKDAITKRQAVIAESESETASQVAKTQAEVLVQKARIKQVEQQLQADVVAPAEAQCKRAFAEAKGNASQILEAGKAQAEAAKRLAESWKLAGSNAREIFLYQKLEVLLKTMVATVPQIEVDNVTVVNNQQGGSATKLAAFLAELKQTTGIDVAETLETMSHNHSPSSAISPILPKSLKSVPTNSSELHSEI; encoded by the coding sequence ATGGAAATTATCATTGCCTTATTAGGTATTTTAGGATTAGGAACAGGGGCGGGATTTTTAATGATTCGCAACCTGTACTATATTTGTCAACCCAGTGAAGTGTTAATTTTTGCCGGAAGTCGTCGTCCGGTTGAAGGGGGGCAAGATGTTGGCTATCGTTTAGTAAAAGGAGGAAGTAGCATTAGAATTCCTTTATTAGAACACGCTTTTCGCATGGATTTAACCAATATGATTATTGAGTTAAAAGTGTCTAATGCCTATTCTAAAGGAGGAATTCCGTTAACAGTTGAAGGAGTCGCTAATATTAAAATAGCTGGGGAAGAACCGACTATTCATAATGCGATTGAACGGTTATTAGGGAAAAGTCGCAAGGAAATTGAACAATTAGCGAAAGAAACCTTAGAAGGAAATTTGCGCGGGGTATTAGCGAGTTTAACCCCAGAACAGGTGAATGGGGATAAATTAGCCTTTGCAAAAAGTTTATTAGAAGAAGCAGAAGATGATTTAGAAAAGTTGGGGCTAGTGTTAGATACGTTGCAAGTTCAAAATATTTTTGATGAAGTCGGATATTTGGATTCTATTGGTCGAAAACAACGGGCAGATCTATTCCGAGATTCTCGAATTGCAGAAGCAAAAGCCCATGCAGAATCTATCATTCAAACCGCAGAAAACGGTAAAAATACGTCCTTGAAAAAGTTAGAAACGGATATTGAAGTGGCGAAAGCAGAAGCAGAACGTCGGGTTAAAGATGCTATTACTAAACGACAGGCGGTGATCGCGGAATCAGAATCAGAAACGGCTTCACAGGTGGCAAAAACTCAAGCTGAAGTGTTAGTTCAGAAAGCTCGAATTAAGCAAGTCGAACAACAGTTACAAGCGGATGTTGTCGCACCTGCGGAAGCTCAATGTAAACGCGCTTTTGCTGAAGCGAAAGGAAATGCGTCTCAAATATTAGAAGCTGGAAAAGCTCAAGCGGAAGCGGCTAAACGATTAGCTGAATCTTGGAAGTTGGCCGGGTCAAATGCGCGGGAGATTTTCCTGTATCAAAAATTAGAAGTATTATTAAAAACAATGGTGGCAACGGTTCCTCAAATTGAAGTCGATAATGTTACCGTTGTCAATAATCAACAAGGAGGAAGCGCGACAAAATTAGCGGCATTTTTAGCAGAATTGAAACAAACAACGGGAATTGATGTAGCAGAAACCCTTGAAACAATGAGTCATAATCATTCCCCATCTTCAGCCATTTCTCCGATTCTTCCTAAATCGTTAAAATCTGTTCCCACAAATTCCTCAGAACTTCATTCAGAAATCTAA
- a CDS encoding ribosomal maturation YjgA family protein, translated as MKQYQRIIFISLIALIPIGLASKFYQGPFDLWLNNSVGGVFYEMFWIFLVVLIKPQLSPGWVALWIFIITSSLEFAQLWKPPFLEVIRATLWGRLLLGTTFSGWDFPYYIIGCGLAWLSLKYLKSYLKLTD; from the coding sequence ATGAAACAGTATCAACGAATTATTTTTATTAGTTTAATCGCGTTAATTCCGATAGGATTAGCGAGTAAATTTTATCAGGGGCCGTTTGATTTATGGCTGAATAATTCTGTGGGTGGGGTATTTTATGAAATGTTTTGGATATTTTTAGTGGTTTTAATTAAACCTCAATTATCCCCTGGATGGGTCGCACTTTGGATATTTATAATTACTTCTAGTTTAGAATTTGCTCAACTCTGGAAACCTCCTTTTTTAGAAGTGATTCGGGCGACTTTATGGGGTCGTTTGTTACTCGGAACAACCTTTTCCGGGTGGGATTTTCCCTATTATATTATCGGTTGCGGGTTGGCTTGGTTAAGCTTAAAATATCTTAAATCTTATTTAAAATTAACAGATTAA
- the nfi gene encoding deoxyribonuclease V (cleaves DNA at apurinic or apyrimidinic sites), with protein MNIQRPETWPTTVEDAMIIQNQLKSLVRTTDELETVKYVAGVDVGFKQNYTISQAAVAVLSFPDLTLQETAIAQRPTTFPYIPGFLSFREIPVILDVLEQLTITPDLIICDGQGIAHPRRFGLACHLGVLIDQPTIGAAKSLLIGKHDDLPAEKGSWTPLKNKGEIIGAVLRSRTNVRPLYISPGHRISLETSIDYVLNCTTKYRLPETTRWADKLASHT; from the coding sequence ATGAACATTCAACGCCCGGAAACATGGCCAACAACGGTTGAAGATGCGATGATAATTCAAAACCAACTTAAATCGTTAGTTCGGACAACAGATGAATTAGAAACTGTCAAATATGTGGCTGGGGTTGATGTGGGATTTAAACAGAATTATACCATTTCTCAAGCAGCCGTGGCAGTCTTAAGTTTTCCTGATTTAACTTTACAAGAAACTGCGATCGCTCAACGTCCAACCACCTTTCCTTATATTCCTGGGTTTTTATCGTTTCGAGAAATTCCTGTAATTTTAGATGTGTTGGAACAATTAACAATAACCCCTGATTTAATCATCTGTGATGGTCAAGGAATTGCCCACCCCAGGCGGTTTGGATTAGCCTGTCATTTAGGAGTATTAATTGATCAACCGACCATTGGGGCGGCTAAATCTTTATTAATCGGAAAACATGACGATCTCCCGGCTGAAAAAGGCAGTTGGACACCGTTAAAAAATAAAGGAGAAATTATCGGTGCGGTGCTACGTTCAAGAACGAATGTTAGACCCCTTTATATTTCCCCAGGTCATCGGATTAGTTTAGAAACGTCTATTGATTATGTGTTAAACTGTACTACTAAATATCGTTTACCGGAAACTACCCGATGGGCGGATAAATTAGCTTCCCATACTTAA
- a CDS encoding diflavin flavoprotein, which produces MPNQKARDVQVFLIGNQTKVVRSRTWDRLKFEVEYSLQRGTTANSYVIEADQTAIIDPPGESFTQNYLEALKTRLNLEQLNYIVLGHFNANRGATLKALLALSPQATFVCSNPAALALREYFEDDNLKIILIKGEETLDLGQGHQLQFIATPTPRWPDALLTYDPATEILFSDKLFGAHVCGDQVFDEGWSVYSDDRRFYYDCLHASQAKQVLSTLDKIKDLPAIKLYGTGHGPLVKYGKTELTNLYQNWSEKQKAQELNVALLYASAYGNTATVAQAIAKGLTKSDVAVELINCEYAKSSEIQEALEKCDGFIIGSPTLGGHAPTQIQTALGVILNTASTNKLAGVFGSYGWSGEAIDLLEGRLKDAGYKFGFEPIRVKFAPTDITLQTCKEAAVDFAQTLKRTQKRRAFRPTATSSGADRTAQAMGRLVGSLCVVSGHRGELNSAMLASWVSQATFNPPGFTVAVAKDRALEPLTHIGDRFVLNILQEGKQLRKHFLKRFEPGEDRFVDIETEEASNGCLILKDALAYLECEVKNRMECGDHWVIYASVNNGQVLNPEGVTAVHYRKTGSQY; this is translated from the coding sequence ATGCCTAATCAAAAAGCGCGCGATGTTCAAGTTTTTTTAATTGGAAATCAGACAAAAGTGGTGCGATCGCGCACTTGGGATCGGTTGAAATTTGAAGTTGAATATTCTCTACAACGGGGAACAACGGCAAATAGTTATGTGATTGAAGCTGATCAAACCGCAATTATTGATCCCCCTGGAGAATCGTTTACCCAAAATTATCTGGAAGCGTTAAAAACTCGCTTGAATTTAGAACAGTTAAATTATATTGTTTTGGGTCATTTTAATGCAAATCGAGGCGCGACATTAAAGGCATTATTGGCATTATCACCTCAGGCAACTTTTGTCTGTTCTAATCCCGCCGCTTTAGCTTTACGAGAATATTTTGAAGACGACAACTTAAAAATTATCCTGATCAAAGGAGAAGAAACCTTAGATTTAGGTCAAGGTCATCAATTACAGTTTATTGCCACGCCCACTCCTCGCTGGCCTGATGCCCTTTTAACTTATGATCCGGCGACGGAAATTTTATTCTCCGATAAACTATTTGGAGCCCATGTTTGCGGCGATCAAGTGTTTGATGAAGGCTGGTCAGTATATAGCGATGATCGGCGGTTTTATTATGACTGTCTTCATGCTTCCCAAGCTAAACAAGTTCTCTCCACTCTCGATAAAATTAAAGACTTACCCGCGATTAAATTATACGGAACAGGTCATGGGCCGTTAGTCAAATATGGCAAAACTGAATTAACAAATTTATATCAAAATTGGAGTGAAAAACAAAAAGCACAGGAGTTAAATGTAGCTTTATTATATGCTTCAGCTTATGGAAATACGGCTACAGTCGCCCAAGCGATCGCTAAAGGATTAACAAAATCTGATGTTGCGGTTGAATTAATTAATTGTGAATATGCCAAATCCTCAGAAATTCAAGAAGCCTTAGAAAAATGTGATGGATTTATTATTGGTTCACCGACCTTAGGAGGTCATGCGCCAACCCAAATTCAAACTGCTTTAGGGGTGATTTTAAATACGGCTTCTACGAATAAATTAGCGGGAGTTTTTGGGTCGTATGGATGGAGTGGAGAAGCCATTGATTTATTAGAAGGTCGCTTAAAAGATGCGGGTTATAAATTTGGTTTTGAACCCATTCGGGTGAAATTTGCGCCAACGGATATTACCCTACAAACTTGCAAAGAAGCGGCGGTTGATTTTGCCCAAACCTTAAAACGCACCCAAAAACGGCGGGCCTTTCGTCCTACAGCAACCTCATCGGGAGCCGATCGCACCGCCCAAGCCATGGGGCGTTTGGTGGGTTCGTTGTGTGTTGTTTCCGGTCATCGAGGCGAGCTAAATAGTGCCATGTTAGCGTCCTGGGTGTCCCAAGCTACCTTTAACCCTCCTGGGTTTACCGTCGCCGTCGCTAAGGATCGGGCGTTGGAACCCTTAACTCATATTGGCGATCGCTTTGTTCTGAATATTTTGCAGGAAGGAAAACAACTGCGAAAACATTTTCTGAAGCGATTTGAACCCGGAGAAGATCGGTTTGTAGACATAGAAACAGAAGAAGCATCTAATGGTTGTTTGATCTTAAAAGATGCCTTAGCTTATCTGGAATGTGAGGTTAAAAACCGGATGGAATGTGGTGATCATTGGGTAATTTATGCAAGTGTTAATAATGGTCAGGTGTTAAATCCAGAAGGGGTTACAGCCGTTCATTATCGCAAAACAGGATCGCAGTATTAA